Within Amycolatopsis sp. FDAARGOS 1241, the genomic segment CAGTACTGGCGCGAGATCTGCACGGGCCTCGCCCAACGCGGCATTCCCGTGCGGCACTTCGTCCTGCACGCCGACCAACCAACGCTCCGCGGGCGCATCGAGCGCGAGCACGCCATCCCGTCCCCGTTCCGCCTCAAGTATCTGGAGCCCTACGCTGAGGCAGCCGGGACCTGGCTGCACGCTGAGGCTGAAGTCGTGGACACCACGCACCTCACCGCCGCCGCGGCGGCCGCGCAGATTGCGCAGGACCTCAAGAGTTGAGGTCGACTGTCACACAGATGGAGCGCTAGCGGCCAAGGCTCCGGGCCAAGCCTCGTGAGATTCGGGCTCTCAATGGATGGGTTTTGAAGCCGGCCAGGAAACGGCCCCTGACCTTCGCAGCGTCGGGTCCCGACGTTGCGTGGACCGGGCATAGAACGCGCGAAGCCGTGAGCGTGCCCGGAGCCCGGCCCCAACCATACAAGGCACGTGGCTGGTTTCACCCGCCGCCGGACCTCCATGCACCATGGGAGAGGACCGGACTCACGTCCTGACGAGTGCGGCCTCTCGACCACGGCCGGGGCTCGGTCGAGCCCCGCGTTCAGCGCGACCGGCACTCGCGATCGGCGCGTTCTCCGCCGGCAGCAGCTCGCCCCGGTCCTTTGGCGGCAGCTTGAGGTCGACGTCTCGAAGCGTGACCGCCTTCTCCGCTTAAAGAACCGCGGTCGGTCCACAGATGGTTTCGGCATGCGCGACGGCAGTGGGCGGCTCCGGAGGCCTTTGCCCGTCAGACGAGTGACGTTCGACCCTGCTGCTGGAGTCGGGCAAGTCGCCTCATGGGACCAAACCGACGAAGCAGGTGGAGGGTGATTAGGAAGCCAGGGAGAAACTAGGGTTCGTCGGCCTGTCGGTTGGCGTACTCCGTGCGTGAGACGGTGACGGTCTGAGGTGCCGCCACACAAGTTCGGGTGGTTCTTATGGACGATGGCGAGAACATAGCCCAGGTAAGCCACGTCTGCCGGCGCGACCGCCCGTATCGTGTGGGCCGAAGGCGTTGGTATCGATTGGCTTTGCTCGGTGCCGTGCTCGGCGTCGTTTTCGGCTGTGCTTTCCTGTTTACCGTCCCCGCGGTGGGTCAGCCTGCGGTCAACCTGACGGGTGACTACCAGCCGGTGAAGGTCACCAGCGCCACGGGACAGTACTGCCCACCCGCTTTGGACGGGGCCCAGATCCTGGTTGAGGGCGACGACGGCCGAATACCGGTACAGGTCACCGGGACGAACATTACGCTCACGCCGCTGATCCTGCGCCACGGTCCCGCCGGGGATTACCCGGCGAACTACCAGTTCTCCGGAACGCTGGCGCCGGACAACAGCTTCAGCGCCACCTGGGCCGACCCCGACAATTCGTCGACGACCGAACGCATCGACGGCCAGTTCGCCGGGGCGGGATCCACGGTCCAGTTGACCGGAACCCTCACCACGGTCGGCGTGTTCCTGCGCAACGGCGAGCCGGACTGCGCCCAGGCGTTCACCGCTTCCCAGCAGGCCGCGGCTCAGGCGCCGCCGCCCGCCGCGCCCCCGGCTGCGACCTTGGACTGCGACCCCGGCATGCTGCAGGCCGGACAGCTCACCTGCGCGGCCACGGTGACCAACCTCGCTCCCAACGCCCAGCTCACCTACCAGTGGAGCGTCGACGGCCAGATCCAACCCGCGCTCACCGGCAACCCGGTCACCATCCCGGGCCTCAGCGTCGGTGAACACCTGATCGGCCTGCTGGTCACCGACACCGCGAACAACCTCAGCGCAGTTCCGCAGACCAGCGGGCCGTACACCCGGCAGCCGTTGACCGCGGCCCTCACCTGCGACACGTCCACCCTCGACCCCAACGGGACGGCCACCTGCACGGCGACGGTGACCAACCAGGCCCCCAACGCGCGGCTGACCTACACCTGGGCCTACGACGACCATGACCTCACCCCGGCCAGCGACAACGTGGCCAGCATCCAGGACAACGTGCTGAACCTCGACAACATCACTGTCGGTGACCACTCGGTCCGGGTGGAGGCGACAGACAGCACGAACAACATCAGCACCGATCCACAGGCCCAGCCGCTTACTCGGGTCGGCGGCGCGGTGCCGCCTCCCGCGCCGCCGCTCGGCCCGCCGGGCCCTGGACCACAGGCGCCCGGGCCGCCGCACCCTGCGGCCGGCAAGCTTCCGTTGATCGGGGGCGTCCTGGGTGCGCTGTTGGCGCTCGCCGGACTGACGTATGTCGCGATGAAAGGACTGCGCCGCCGTCCGGCCGGTGTGCCGGCTAGCGAGGGCTCCTACGAAGACGATCGTCACCATCGTGACATCGAGTGCGCAAAGGCGCACGCAATCGCCGACCGGATCGGCAAACTGCGCTCGGATATCCAACAACAGGAGCGGTCCGCGAAAGACATCCTCCAGAAGGGAATTGCCGACGACCGGAAGTTCGTCGAGGATCAATTGGATAGTCAAAGTTGGATTGAATCCGACGTGCGGGCCGGTTGGATGCTGTTCTACGCACTGGATGCGGTCCAGATGCTGGGTGGCAAGTTCGGCAAGATGGGGACCACGGCGCTCGCATGGCTGACCGATGACAAATTGGCCGAGTGGGCTACGCACGCCGCGTCGCGCCTGTTCACCGAGAAGACCCTGGAAAAGTACCAGGAAGACCGGGAAAAGCAGCTGGACTCCCTCTACGGAGCACGTCTAGCCAAGATCGATAACGAATTTACCAATTCACTCAAGGTGATCATTAGCCAACGTAAGGCCACGATTTCCGTGCTGTCGAAAACGTATATGGAACTGAAACGTGCCACGATCGAGGTGCGGGATGCCGAGGAGAACATGCGCCGCAATCTGCCACGAGGCGAAAATTTCACTCCATGCTCCCTGCAAGACCTGCCCTCACTTCGAGACATTATCAGTGGGAAACAATGACTGAAGCAACGACACTCGCCCGGTGGGCCAAAGGCCTGGGGATCGACCTCGAGGTGACCCCCGCCGCGCAAATCAAAACCGTCAAGGACGCGACACCGGCGCCGTCGTTCTCCCTTCAAGCCGGCCCCGGCACCTGGGTCGTGACCTGCACAAACGTCATGACGCGGGCCGCTGTGCACCAATCGTGGACCAGTCCCGGGGACGACACGCCCGCACTGGAAAGAATTCGACAGGCCGCGCACGACTGGACGCGCGGGTTCCCACTGGTGGAGGCGCACGCTACCGACATAAAGGGTGGCGTGGTTGTCACTTTTTCAGCAATCGTGTACAACGACGGGCTTACCCGGCAAGCGTTTGCGCTGACCCTGTCCGCGGTCGCCCGGTCCGTCGAACAGTTCGAGCTGAACAGCGCGGCGCGAGTCAGGGAAATCAGCCTCCTGTCCAAGCTGCGCGCCGACGCGGAACTTGCCCTACAGGAGCGCCAGAACATCCGGGAGCAGACCCTCAATGACGCGCTACGGCAGGCGAGCGACGAAGCGATGACGGAGAACGGTCCCGCCATAAAGTAAAAGATCCATCCACGCCACCCTGTTCACCACGACGGGCGCCAATCGCGGGTGCAGCGTGGACGGACACCGGCGACCGTCGTCAGCTCAAGCAGCGCGCCAAGGACGAGGCGGGGCCGGTGCCGTGCCCACCTCCGCTGACCGCGATGCTGCCCGCCACGTCGAGCAATATGGCGTCGGGGAGGACGGCCGGCTGTTCCCGGGGCCTCGACGGTGGTGACGTCACCTAGTCGACGCTGGCGCGGTCTGGGACAACGCTCGCCGAGCCGCGCTGTCGGAGGAGGAGTATCGATGGCCGCTGGCACGTCGGCCGTACGACCTGCGATATGCGTGAGTGTCGAGGTGGCTGGCGGCTGGCGTACAGTCCACACAGTGTGCCGAGTGGGCGGGGCACTCGGTGATGGTGCTCCACCGGACCTATTCTGCGGTCATCGTCGGCCTGGAGTCGCGACCATGGGCCGGTTGACGGCGTCTACGTAGGCATAGATCGTCGCGAGGCCGCGCTGGCGAGCCGCTCGGTAACCCGCATAGGCAAGCTGCTCGCCCAGCCGGCGGCCGCGATACTCAGGTACCACACAGAGATGGCAGAGTATGGCAGAGTCGCCGGCGGCGCTGATTCCGACAACTCCGACTGACTCGCCGTCTGGTGACTCGGCGAGCAGCCAGGACTTCTCGTCGGCGGGCTGCACATCGTGATGAATAAAACTGCCGGTCCAGTTTCGTGGGTCCTGTCGGCTCAAGTTGAGGCGGTCGTTGCGGTCGAGAGTGGTTGTCACGGCGCCTGCCATCACCTTGGCCAGCCGCTCACGGCCGACTTCGGCCAGAGTCCGGAACCGGAGGTTGTGCGGCATGATCAACGGTTGCTCGCTATCGGTCCAAGCTAGAGGATGCTTTTCGATGGCCAGCTCGAAGCCGAACTCTCGGGCGATCGTGCATCGGTCGTCGGCGTCCTCGTGGACAGAGTCATTGATGTCGAGATAGAGCTGCGCGGTACGTAGAGCGGGATCCGCGCCCGCCGAGAACAGGACAATTGGGGCATTGCAGCAACTGACGGAGGTGACCTGTAGTGATGCACTGGAAGACTGGCGAGATATCGCTCCCGAACAGCTAGAGGCGGACTCGGGTGTGACACTAAGGGAGGAACCTGATGCCTGAGGTCGGCATCGAGGGGCACGTCGCGAGGATTGTCACATCCGACGAGCTAATTATCAACCGTGGAGCCAATCACGGCGTTGAGGTTGATATGGTGTTTAACATCGTTGATGAGCGTACTCAATCAATTCGCGACCCAGAAACAGGAGAAGATCTGGGTTCTTTGATCGTTCTAAGGTGCAAATATACATCACGCAAGTGGCAGAAAAAATGGCACTAGCTAAGCCGATCAGGGGCTCCTCTTCCACTGCCTCCTCGTCGTTGATGGGCGTATTTCCAAAGTCTTTTGCAGTTGGTTCGCATTCGCGACGATCCATTCTGGGTAGTGAAGTCTGGACGGAAGGTGTCGTTGAAGGAGATACGGTTCGATCTACTGGCCGCCGGATAAAGCGCACCTCCGCCGAGTAGCCGTTGAATCTGTCTGGGCAAGCTGCAAGTGGGTGGCCTCTTCGCCATCTCGTCGACCTGGCGTAGCCCCATCACGCCGTGTCAAAGGGGCGCCTTCATGCGATCCGGGAGCGTGCCGGCCGAACTGCCCCCTTGACGCGGCGTGATAGCCCTCGGGGAGGTCGGCGAGACGGCGACAGGTCACTGACGGACGCAACGTGCCTGCGCCCGGCGAGGACATGTTCTTTCTTCTTGTCGTCGGCCCCCGGTGCAGCCGCCGGCCGGTCGCGTGGGTGCCGGAAGCGGGCCCCGCGTGTGCCGGCCGATAGCAGCGCGGCCCCAGGGGCCGCCTTGAACAAGAAAAGAAACTCTGAACACGTGCTCGAGGTGTACACGATCGCCGGCGCCCCGACGCGCTGGTCCACGTGGGGGCCGGCGGGGGAGGTGGGATGCTACTGGTTCGGGGCAGGAATCCGTTCACTCGCCTTGGCTGCGAGCTCTTCATCACTGACCATGGTGATCATTTCCACCCCGGGAGCGCACATCGCGACCACGATGACACGGCTCGTCTTGTCGGGGAGCAGGTTGGCGATCGTGTAATGGATGACGTCACCACCTGGTTCCCAGAAGGCCTCTCCGGCCTTGATCGGATAAGGTGCCTCACCCTCGAGTTCGAACAGCATCTCACCCTCGAGCATGTAGCCGAAAACGGGGCCGGAGTGACGGTGGGGAGCGAGACCTGGGTCCCCCGGCGGTAGCTCGAGGAGCCGGATCATCGCGGAGGAACCCTGCGCGATGAACGGCGGCACAATTTCCAGCAGATCCTTCTGGACCATGTTGGTGACAGTAGGCATTTCATCCCTCTCCAACTGAATGCATCTCTTGTAAGTCCTCCGAGTCTTCCGGACCGACTCCTTATCGAGGCTGGAGCCCGTGGCCACCCGCGCAGCCAGGTTCTAGTGAACACCCTGAGCACCGCGAGCGGCGACTGGCCGTCCGACGACACCGGTCCCGGGCATCGCAACGCCCTCCCGGTTATCGCGGCGATCATGGTCGTGATCGTCGGCCCACCACCTGGCGAACATCACGCGTGCTGTTGATCTGGCCGGCGTTCATCCGGACCCGTCTGCCGGGGGCGACCTCCGTGAATAGACCCCGCTGGGCCGTGGTCGGGTGGGTGTGACACGCGCCCAGGCCACGGCGAGCAGGGCTGTGGCGCCGACGATGACCATGACAGAAAGACGGCGACGGATTGATGGCACGGCGAGTATTTCAAAGAAACGGGTTGCCCGGGCAAAGGCGACAGATTTTCGGGATAGCTGGCGACGATCGCCCTGCACTCCTGTTCGGCTTTCGGGTGATCGTTGACCGACTTCGGAGCACTGCCAGGTGGGCCACGACGTTGACTGCGTGCTTGTGCCGCTCCAGTACCCGGCAGGTGGTGGGAGCGCCACGGCTGTGGTCCCGACGAGGCCTTCCAAGCTCTTCGCTCCGTGTCTCAGGAAACACACCAAACTGCGTGAGGTCGCGGTCTCCTTCGCACGTTTCGGCGAGGCGAATCCGCTCCCCGGCGAAGTACGAGGAGATTCCCGCCGGCCGACTGCTTGACCGGCGGGACTCCAGCCCCAGCGGGGCAGACCGAGGCGTATCCGTCGATGCGTGGTTTAGACCCCGGCCGAGTTTCCACGGGCCGGTTGCCGCGGTCGTCCGTGAAGTTGGGGAGCGTCTCAGCGAGAACCTCCGCCCGCATGGACTACGCCCACTCGACCGCAGCGACCAGCAAGTTCCGCTGCCTCACACCCAGGCCGCGGACACGTCGAGAAGCGGAGATCCCGACCTCATCCATCAGCCGCTGCGCCGTCACCGGGCCGAAACCGGGTAGGGAACTCAACACCAGCCGCACCCGGGTCCGGGCGGCCGGACCGTCCGGGTCAGCGTCGGCTTGCTCCAAGACGCCAGGCAGCGTGACGACGCCGTTCTTCACGGCCGCCAACAGCTCGGTTCTCTGGTGGCGCAGCAGCTTCGCCTTGTCCAACGCGGCATGCCGCTGCGCGCTGGTCCGCGCCGGCACAGGAGGCATGGTCGGCTCCAAGATCAAGCAGTCCGGGCCGGTACCGTCACGGCCGACTCGAACCTACCCGCCGCTGGGCCGTCTGGCTGGCTGGCGGAGATCTCGAAGCACGCCGCCGCCCGGCCGAGCTCATCCGGCGAGAGCGAGGACGCCTGCCCACAACCGCGCGACCGTGGCGGCGAGGGCTTACACAGGAGGCGTCCGGTGTCGCAGACCAGCTACGGGTTCCGCGTCTCAGGCTATCTGCCCGACCGGGCGCAGCACGCGGTCGACGACTTCGGCGAGCTGGAGGTTGCAGTCACCCCGCCGGAGGCTGCTGGCCTGGAGCCGGGGGAGTGGACGCCCGCGGGAGATGCGGCATTGCTTCGTGTCGCTGCTCTCGGACGCGAAGGTGCCGATTGAGGACATCGCACGGTTGTGGGGGCACAGGGGGACGGCGGTGACCGAGCGGGTCTACTGGCACCAGATTCGGCCGGTGATGGTTGAGGCTTCGACGGCGATGGACGGCATCGTGGCCGAAGGGTCGGGGAACCGTAGTCAGGCATGTCCACAAATGGTCCACAGCGGGGATCATGGCCGCGATGGCGCATGAACGCGAAAGGGGCGCTTGAGCTGCGGTGTTGCCGCTCAGGCGCCCCTTTTGATCCGGTCGGGCTGACAGGATTTGAACCTGCGACCCCTTGACCCCCAGTCAAGTGCGCTACCAAACTGCGCCACAGCCCGGACCCGTGCTTCCCGGAGTGCTCCGTGAAGCTCGATGTGAGTACTGTAGCGGGTCGCGATCAGGGGGTTGCAAGGAGGTCCACATTTGTGGCCTGACCTGCGGAAACCATGGCCACAGAGCGTGAGCCCGGGACCCGCGGGCAGGGCGGGTCCCGGGCTGCAGCGGGGTCAGTTGGGGTTGTCGGCGTGGGTGAGGGTTTGCCAGGCCACGAAGAGGTTGTTGGTGCCGGCCGGGCGTTGGCGTTCGGTGAGGGTCTGGGTGTTGGTCATGGCGATGCCGAGGCGGCCGTGGAGGGCGTTGAAGCCCACTTCGGTCACCGGGCCGAGGCCGAGGTTCAGGTGGCCGCCGCAGAGGTCGGCGGGGACGGCGGCGCCGAGTTCGTACTTGGACTGGAAGCCGAGGGCCTGGCGCAGGCGTTCGCCGACGTCGGTGGAGTACAGGTCCTGGCCCTGGATGCGCGCGGTTTCGGCCACGTCGGCGATGGAGGCGATGCCGTAGCCGGTGTGGACGAAGTCACGGCAGGTTTCCTGGGTGAGGCCGGTCATGAAGGTGCTCTGCTTCTGCCAGTAGTTCACGATCTGGTCGCGCGTCGAGAGGCCGCTGCCGGGGACGGTCTTGGGGAGGGCGCCGTCGGCGGAGAGGTAGACGTAGGCGGCCACGCGGTTGCGGTAGCGCGTCATGGCCTGGTCGTAGCTCGACTTGTCGTCGAGGAAGACGGAGATGCCGACGGCCGCCTCCATCATCACGAGTTCCCAGTTGCCGTTGCTGTTGCTGCCCACGAGCAGGTTCGGCAGGTAGACGGTGCGCAGCATCGTCGCGAACCGGCCGGCGTTGGGCCAGCTCGAATAGGTCGACTTGATGAGCTCGGCGGCGCGCGACCACGAAGCGCCCGCCCAGCCGGTCTGCAGCGGCGCGTTGCTGTTGGTGTGGCTCGTGATCGTGCCTGACCACGCGTCCATCAGGGCGATGGACTTCTGTGCGTAGCGGGCGTCCTGCGTGAGGTACCAGGCGAGGGCGTCGGTGTACGCGGCGATGGCGTCTTCGCGTTCGTCTGTGCAGCCGTAGTTCGGGTTGGAGTACGAGCCGCACTCGACAACCGAACGCGGTTTCGGGGTGCGCGACAGCGAGGCGTATTCGCTGCCCATCATCTGGTCGTACGCGCTCTTCCACGGCTGCGCGCCGGCGTTCACCTTGTCACGGACGAAATCCAGCTGCGACTTGCTCACGAGCACACCCGGGTGCGTGAACGCGGCGGGCGCTGCCGACGCCGGCACCGGCGTGGTCAGCAGCCCCAGGCTGACGGGGATCAACGCGGCGAGGGACCAGAGCTTCCTCGATCGGCGTGTGGACATGGCTCTCCTCGGTGGGGGGATGGGAGGTCGTCGTCGATCTCGATCACCGGTGAGCGCTGCGTTCAGTGTGGTGGTCCAGACCACTATCGTCAAGCGCAAACGTGGACATTGTTCGCGTTGGAAAACCGTGTTCAGCGGGCTGAATGAGAGGGTCTGCCTCGGCCCGTTCTCAGGTACAGCGCGGACGCGCGCGCTCGCCTTTCAGCGGCCGGTGAAGGTGGCCTTGCCCGGGCCGTCGGTGAGGAACGACTTCACGGCGCCGCGGAGGTCCTCGGTGTCGAACAGGTCCGCGGCGATGGCCGTGACGTGTGCGTTGGCCTCCGGGACACCGCCGTGTTCGAAGTGGGCCAGGACGCGCTTGGTGGCGGCGTGGGCCCGCGTCGGGCCGGCGGCGAGACCGGCGGCGAAGGAACGAGCGGCGGAGTCGAAATCTTCGTCCGGCAGGACCCGGTTGACGACGTTCCAGCGCTCCAGCGCCGAGGCGGAATGGGTCTCGCCCGTGTAGACGAATTCCTTGGCGCGGGCGACGCCGGCTCGCGCGGCCAAACGCTGGGTGCCGCCCATCGCCGGGGTCAGGCCGACGACCTTCTCCACCAAGCCGAACTTTGCGCTCGAAGCCGCCAAGAGCAGGTCGCAGGCGAGGGCGACCTCGAACGCCCATGTGAGGCACAAGCCGTGGGCCGCGAAGACCGTGGGGAACGGCAGGGCGGCGAGGCGGTCGGGCACCGTCATCAACGAGTCGAAGAAGACGCGGGCCTCGGCCGCCGAACCCTGGGCGCCGAACAGGGCGACGTCGACGCCACCGCTCACGACGCGGCCCTCGGCGCGGATGAGCAGCGCCCGGGCCGGCGTGGTCTCCAGCGACGATAGGGCGTCCAGGAGCGAAGACTGCAAGGAAGCCGTGTACAGGTTCAGCGGCGGTTCGTCGATGGTCAGGACCGCCAGGCCGCCCTCGCGGTCCAGGTGTGTCACGCCTTCTCCTCGGTTTCCACCAGCTTGTCCCAGTAGGCCTGCGCTTCCGGGCGCCACTCGACGTGCTTGCAGTGGAACAGTTCGCTCGCCTTGCGGCCGCTCCACTCCGCGGGCAGGAGCTCGGTGGGCAATCTCGGGTCGAGGAACGGGAAGCGGCGCCATTCGTGCACGAGTTCGGTCTGTGCGCGCAGCACGGCCGGACCGCCGGCCGGGCGCAGGCCGGTGAAGCGGTCGATGAAGTCCTCGTAGCGGTCGGTCAGCTCGGACAGGTCCCAGGACCGCTCGACCATGCTGTCCTGCTCGCCGACGTCGCCGTACTGCGCGGTGAACGACATCGCCTGGGCGTCGAGCTGGAGCTCGGCGACGATCTGCTGCGCCTCGTGCTGACGGCTCGGGTCGGGGCACACCCAGACACCGGCGACGGGCGAGCCGAAGCCGGCCCAGGTCAGGCGGGTGCGGAGGCGGTGGCGGAGGTCGCGTTTGGCCTCGGGCACCGACACGATGAGCATGAGCCAGCGACCCTCCCACGCGACGGCCTCGCGGCCGAAGGCGTAGATCCGCTCGGCGCCCTCGGTGAGCAGCCGTCGGCCCGGCGGCGTGAGGGACCAGCGGACGCGGCGGCCGACGCGTTCGGACACCAGCCAGCCCTCGGCGGCCGACCGCGCGAGCGCCTGGCGCGCCGACTTCTCCTCGATGTCGAGCATGCCCAGCGCCTCCACCAACGTCGACGTCCACACGGGACGGTCGCGCGGCAGCACGTACTCACCGAGCACGGTCATCAACAGTGAGCGGGCACTCGCGTGGCTGACCTCGCGGCGCCTGCTGACCGTCGGCCGGGGCAGCGCCGAGCCGGGCTCCCGCTGCTTCGCCCTCTGGCCGAGTGCGACCGTGCCGGCGGGTTCCGCCATCGTCTTCACCGACCTCACTGCTCGCTGGATTCGCAACCCGCCCAGGGTACCCACGATGAGTGACCGGGACGACACTCGACACACTGGGAGCGAGTCCGCCGAGTGCGGGCGTCCCCGTAGACTCAGCTGCGAAATGAGCGCAACACTCGTCGCGAAGGGCCTGGCCGCGGGCCACGGCGACCGCATCCTGTTCTCCGGCCTCGACCTGGTCGTGGCCCCCGGCGACGTCGTCGGGCTCGTCGGCGTCAACGGCGCCGGCAAGTCCACGTTGCTGCGGACACTGGCCGGCCTGCAGCCCTCCGAGGCGGGGGAGATCCGCCTGAACCCGCCCACGGCCACCGTCGGTCACCTCCCCCAGGAGCCCGAACGGCGGGCGGGGGAGTCGGTGCGGCAGTTCCTCGCGCGCCGCACCGGGGTCACCGACGCGCAGCGCGACCTCGACGCCGCCACCGAAGCGCTCACGGACGGGGCCACCGGAGCGGACGACGCGTACGGCGCCGCGCTGGACCGCTGGCTCGCGCTCGGCGGCGCCGACTTGGACGACCGTGCCGGAGAGGTCGCGGCGGAGCTGGGGCTGGCGGTGGACCTGGACCAGCCGATGGTGTCGCTGTCTGGTGGCCAGGCCGCGCGCGCCGGGCTCGCGTCGCTGCTGCTGAGCCGCTACGACGTGTTCCTGCTCGACGAGCCCACCAATGACCTCGACCTCGACGGCCTCACCCGGCTGGAGCGGTTCGTCACCGGCCTGCGCGCCGGGACCGTGCTCGTCAGCCACGACCGCGAGTTCCTCGCGCGCACCGTCGACCGCGTCGTGGAGCTGGATCTCGCACAACAGCAGGTGAATTCCTACGGCGGCGGGTACGAGTCCTATTTGGAGGAACGGGCCGTCGCCCGGCGGCACGCGCGCGAGGAGTACGAGGAATACGCCACCACGAAGGCGTCGCTGGAGGCCCGCGGGCAGATGCAGCGCGCGTGGATGGAGAAGGGCGTCAAGAACGCGCGGCGCAAGTCGACCGACAACGACAAAGCGGGCCGCAAGTTCCGCAGCGAGTCCACGGAGAAGCAGGCGGCGAAGGCGCGCCAGACCGAGCGCATGATCGAACGGCTCGAGGTCGTCGAGGAACCGCGCAAGGAATGGGCGCTGCGGATGGAGATCGCCGCGGCCCCGCGCGCGGGCGCGGTGGTCGCGGCGCTGCGCGGCGCCGTGGTGCGGCGGGGCTCGTTCACCCTCGGACCGGTCGACCTGCAGGTGGACTGGGCGGACAAGGTCGCCATCACCGGCGCGAACGGCGCGGGGAAGTCGACGCTGCTGGCCGCGTTGCTCGGCCGGCTGCCGCTCGACGAGGGCAGCGCGGCGCTCGGCCCCGGTGTCGTCGTGGGCGAAGTCGACCAGGCGCGGCGGCTGTTCCTGGGCGACGTCCCGCTGACCGAGGCGTTCGGGCTGGAGGTGCCGGCGCTGTCCGACGCCGACGTCCGCACGCTGCTCGCCAAGTTCGGCCTCAAGGCCGCGCACGTGCTGCGCCCCGCCTCGACGCTGTCGCCCGGCGAACGCACGCGCGCCGCGCTGGCGCTGTTGCAGGCGCGCGGGGTGAACCTGCTCGTGCTCGACGAGCCGACCAACCACCTGGACCTGCCCGCGATCGAGCAGCTGGAGTCCGCTTTGGACCGTTACCCGGGCACGCTGCTCCTGGTGACGCACGACCGCCGCATGCTGGAGTCCGTCTCGGTGACCCGCCGCTTCGAAGTCGCCGACGGCAAGGTCACCGAGAGCTGAGCGCTCAGCCGGCCACGGCGTCGACGCCGACGGTGTGGGCGGGGTGGATCACCACGAGTACCTTGCCCGGCGCGGTGGCGTAGCCGACGAACCCGTCCACGGCCTCGGCGGGCAGGTAGCGGCGCGCGATCAGCTCCGACCCGGCCCGGACCCGCGTGGGGTCGGTGACGATCTCCGCCGTGCCGTCCACGGTGACGAACGTGTACGGCGGCGCGTCCTCCTGAACCACCAGCGCGACTTGCCCGGACGCCGCGATCGCGCGGCCCTTCACGGTGTCCTGGCTGATGTTGACCACCAGATCGGCACCGTCCGGCGCGTACCAGACCGGCACGGCGTGCGGCCGACCGTCGGCACGGACCGTGGCGAGCACGGCGCTGCGGTTGCCCTCCGCGAGGAATTCGCGGGCGCGCTCGGCGGACATCGGCGTGGGCATGAAGGGTCCCTCCCCAGGGTCGTGGCACCCGGCACCCCCGCCGGGAAACGGTTGTGGCCACCGTACCCCGGCGCGCCGACAATTCCGGCGCTTCGCACTCTCACGGGCGGTCGGTGAGGTACCCGCCCATCGCCGTGAAGTAGTCCACCGCCGCGAGGTCGGTGCCGTCGGCCGTGCGGACGCGCTCGACCAGCAGGAGCGACCGCGACGCGCGTCCGGGCCGGCGACGATCACCACGCCGTCGCCTTCCCTGATGAAGATGCGCCCGGGCGTGCCGCCGTAGCGGCCCGCCGACACCGAGGCTCGGACGATCCGCAGCGGGGCGCCGCGACGGTACGCGAACGCGTTCGGGTACGGGTCCGACTGCGCGCGCACCAGGCG encodes:
- a CDS encoding AAA family ATPase, producing the protein MIVWLNGTHGAGKTTTSALLQPLLPDSRVFDAEKVGETLMDIRPGLPETDNFQHWPPWRPLVVETASRVLDYTGGTLVIPMTVLVEQYWREICTGLAQRGIPVRHFVLHADQPTLRGRIEREHAIPSPFRLKYLEPYAEAAGTWLHAEAEVVDTTHLTAAAAAAQIAQDLKS
- a CDS encoding GNAT family N-acetyltransferase: MPHNLRFRTLAEVGRERLAKVMAGAVTTTLDRNDRLNLSRQDPRNWTGSFIHHDVQPADEKSWLLAESPDGESVGVVGISAAGDSAILCHLCVVPEYRGRRLGEQLAYAGYRAARQRGLATIYAYVDAVNRPMVATPGRR
- a CDS encoding cupin domain-containing protein, with protein sequence MVQKDLLEIVPPFIAQGSSAMIRLLELPPGDPGLAPHRHSGPVFGYMLEGEMLFELEGEAPYPIKAGEAFWEPGGDVIHYTIANLLPDKTSRVIVVAMCAPGVEMITMVSDEELAAKASERIPAPNQ
- the mihF gene encoding integration host factor, actinobacterial type, with the protein product MPARTSAQRHAALDKAKLLRHQRTELLAAVKNGVVTLPGVLEQADADPDGPAARTRVRLVLSSLPGFGPVTAQRLMDEVGISASRRVRGLGVRQRNLLVAAVEWA
- a CDS encoding alginate lyase family protein, whose product is MSTRRSRKLWSLAALIPVSLGLLTTPVPASAAPAAFTHPGVLVSKSQLDFVRDKVNAGAQPWKSAYDQMMGSEYASLSRTPKPRSVVECGSYSNPNYGCTDEREDAIAAYTDALAWYLTQDARYAQKSIALMDAWSGTITSHTNSNAPLQTGWAGASWSRAAELIKSTYSSWPNAGRFATMLRTVYLPNLLVGSNSNGNWELVMMEAAVGISVFLDDKSSYDQAMTRYRNRVAAYVYLSADGALPKTVPGSGLSTRDQIVNYWQKQSTFMTGLTQETCRDFVHTGYGIASIADVAETARIQGQDLYSTDVGERLRQALGFQSKYELGAAVPADLCGGHLNLGLGPVTEVGFNALHGRLGIAMTNTQTLTERQRPAGTNNLFVAWQTLTHADNPN
- a CDS encoding enoyl-CoA hydratase/isomerase family protein, which gives rise to MTHLDREGGLAVLTIDEPPLNLYTASLQSSLLDALSSLETTPARALLIRAEGRVVSGGVDVALFGAQGSAAEARVFFDSLMTVPDRLAALPFPTVFAAHGLCLTWAFEVALACDLLLAASSAKFGLVEKVVGLTPAMGGTQRLAARAGVARAKEFVYTGETHSASALERWNVVNRVLPDEDFDSAARSFAAGLAAGPTRAHAATKRVLAHFEHGGVPEANAHVTAIAADLFDTEDLRGAVKSFLTDGPGKATFTGR
- a CDS encoding PaaX family transcriptional regulator C-terminal domain-containing protein, encoding MTVLGEYVLPRDRPVWTSTLVEALGMLDIEEKSARQALARSAAEGWLVSERVGRRVRWSLTPPGRRLLTEGAERIYAFGREAVAWEGRWLMLIVSVPEAKRDLRHRLRTRLTWAGFGSPVAGVWVCPDPSRQHEAQQIVAELQLDAQAMSFTAQYGDVGEQDSMVERSWDLSELTDRYEDFIDRFTGLRPAGGPAVLRAQTELVHEWRRFPFLDPRLPTELLPAEWSGRKASELFHCKHVEWRPEAQAYWDKLVETEEKA